Within the Streptomyces sp. R41 genome, the region GTCATGGTGCCCACCGTATGAGCCCTGGGTGAAAGGCGGATGAGAGGGTCCCGGCGGGAGTCACTTCAGGACCGCTCCGGGAGGCGTCATTTCAGGACCATCCGTACCGGCGCCCGGTTCGCCCGCGGCGGCAGTCGCAGCCCGTCCCTGCCCGGGGTGATCGACCCGAGCACGCTGGGATGCCGGGCCCCGGTGCTCGTCGGATCGGTGCCCGCGAGCCCGTGCAGCGTCAGAAAACCCAGCACGGCGAAGGCGTACGCCTCCTTGGCGGCCGACGGCAGCCCCAGTTCGTCGGAGGTGCGCAGCGCCACCCCGGGGAGCTCCTCGCCCAGCATCGCCATGAGTACGGGATTGCGGGTGCCGCCGCCGGAGGCGATCACTTCCGTGGCCCGCACCGCACGCACGGCGTCCGCGACGGTCCGGGCGGTGAGCCGGGTGAGGGTCGCGATGACGTCCTCGGCGGTGAGCGTCCCGAAACCCGCCAACGCGTCCCGCAGATAGCCGAGATGGAACAACTCCTTGCCGGTCGTCTTGGGCGCGGGCAGCGCGTAGTAGGGCTCCGCGAGCAGGCGCCGGAGCAGCGGCTCGTGGACCGTGCCGCGGGCGGCGAGGGCGCCGTCCACGTCGTAGTCGAGGCGCCCGCCGCTCAGCCCCCGCGCCGCCGCGTCGACGAGCGCGCATGCGGGCCCGGTGTCGAAGGCGGTGCCGTCCCGCGCGGTGAGGTTGGCGATGCCGCCGAGATTCAGCGCCACCGGCGTGCCCGGCCGGCCGCGCAGCCACAGCAGGTCGACCAGGCTCACCAGCGGTGCGCCCTGGCCGCCCGCGGCGATGTCACGCGGGCGGAAGTCGGCGACCACGGGCAGCCCGGTCGCCTCGGCGATCCAGGCGGGCTGCCCGAGCTGGAGGGTTCCGTGCACCTGTCCGTCCGCCGCCCAGTGGTAGACGGTCTGGCCGTGCGAGGCGACCAACTCACCTCCCCCGTCGCACAGTTCACGGTCGCCCCGGACGGCTGCCGCCGCGAAGGCCCGTCCGATGAGGGTGTCCAGGCGGCACACCTCGGCCAGGCTGGTGGGGGCCGGAGGCAGTGCCGCCGCGAGCGCGTCGCGCAGCCCGTCGTCGTACGCCTCGCTGACCAGCCCGAGCGGCCGCAGTACGAGGCTGTCGCCGTCCAGGGTCAGCTCGGCGGCCGCCGCGTCGATCGCGTCGTACGACGTGCCGGACATCAGGCCGATCACCCGCACCTGCTCAACTCCCTTTCTCCGTACGGAGCGTGGCCAGCGCGAGCACGCTCACCGCGCAGGTTGCCGCCGCGTAGTACGCGGGGATGTCCACGCTCCCCGTCCGTTTGATCGTCTCCGTGATGATGAGCCCCGCGCAGCCCGAGAACACCGCATTGGACAGGGCGTAGGCGAGTCCCAGACCGGTGTAGCGCACACTTGTCGGGAACATCTCGGAGAGCATCGCGGGACCGGGGCCCGCCATCAGCCCGACGACGGCACCCGCCACGAAGACGGCGACACCCTTCACGGCGTTCGAAGTCCCGGTGTTTTGAAGGAGGTTGAGCAGCGGGATCGCCAGCAGAGTGACCAGGACGGCCCCCGTGAGCATCACCGGGCGCCGCCCGATCCGGTCGCTGAGCCATCCCGCGGGGACGATCGTGGCCGCGAAGCCGAGATTGGCGAGGACCGTGGCGAGCAGCGCCTGCTGGAAGGTCGCGTTCAGGCTGCTCTGCAGGTACGAGGGGAGCACGACCAGGAAGGTGTAACCGGCCGCCGCCCAGCCCATGATGCGCCCGGCGCCGAGCGCGATCGCCCTGGCCACATCGGGGCCGGGCGGGCGCTCCAGCCGCCGCTGCCGCTCCCGCTCGAAGGACGGCGTCTCGTCCAGTCTCAGCCGCAGCCACAGCGCGCCGAGGCCGAGCGGCAGCGTCAGCAGGAACGGCAGCCTCCAGCCCCAGCCCTCGAGCTCGCCGGCGCTGAGCACCGTGGCCAGCAGCGCCGCGACGCCCGCACCGGCAAGGAGCCCGAGCGCGACAGTGAAGGATTGCCACGACCCGTACAGTCCGCGTCTGCCCGGCGGCGCGAACTCCGTCATCACCGAGACCGCGCCCCCGAACTCCCCGCCCGCGGACAGTCCCTGGAGCACCCGGAGGAACGTGAGCAGCCACGGGGCGAGGGCGCCGACCGTGGCGTAGGTGGGCAGCACGCCGATCAGGGTCGTCGCGGCCGTCATCAAGGCGATCACCAGGATCAGTACCGGACGCCGCCCGATCCGGTCGCCGAGCCGTCCGAACAGCGCGGCGCCGACGGGGCGGAAGAAGAACGCCAGTGCGAAGGACGCGTACGTCTTGACCAGGGCCTCGACCTCGCTGCCGCCCTCCGGTGTGAAGAAGCGGGCTGCGATGATCGTCGCGAAATAGCCGTAGACCCCGAACTCGTACCACTCGATGAAGTTGCCCACGGAGCCCGCGAACAGGGCTCTGCGGGAGTGCTCGGACCGGGCGGCGCGCAGGTCCGAGTCGTGCGCGGGGGCGCTCATGCCGGTTCCTCCCGGGCGTGCCGGGGCCGGGAAGGGACCGGCCCCGACGGAGACTGATGTTGGAAAATTAGCTTCAGTTCACGGGTTGTTGACTGTCAATAACTTTCACACGGGCTGGTCGACGCCCTGCCGCGTCGCCTCCAGGACATCGCTGTCACTCGTCTCGGCAACACCTGCCCGGACCGATCCCCACTGCGGCTCCCAGGCGGCTAGGCTCGTTACCAGTACGTCGTTTGGGCGACCTGGGGAGGTAGCGGGATGACGGAGGCACGGCCCGGAGTGGTCGCCTCGGCTTCCCTGTGGGAGCGCGACGAGGAAGTCGCCACACTCGAGGAGGCGATCGCCGCGCTGCGCGCGGATTCCGCCTCCTCGGGAAGCCTGCTGGTGTTCAGCGGCGAGGCGGGCCTCGGCAAGACCGCGCTCCTCGCCGAGGCACGCCGGATCGCGGAGAGCAGTGGCTGTGCGGTGTGGTCGGCACGCGGCGGCGAGACCGTCACGTCCGTCCCCTTCAATGTCGTACGGCAGCTGCTGCAGCCGGCCCTCGTCTCGCTGATGCCGGAGGAGGCGCGCGAGTACCTCGGCGACTGGTACGACATCGCGGGACCCGCCCTCGGCATAACGGAACCGGGCGAGCGTCAGCCCGACCCGCAGGGTGTGTGCGACGGCCTGGTCGCGGCGGTGCGGCGGCTCGCCAAGCGCGAGTGGCCGCTCGTGCTGCTCATCGACGACGCGCACTGGGCCGACCAGGAGACGCTGCGCTGGCTCGCCGCGTTCGCCGAGCGGCTCGACGACCTGTCCGTCCTCGTCGTGGTCGCCCGCCGCCCCGGCGGGGTCAGCGGCGAGAGCGCCCGGCTGCTCGACGTGGTCGCCGCCGCGGCCCGACCGGTCGCCACCCTGAGCGCGCTGACACCGGCCGCGGCCGAAGGGCTGACCCGCGCCACGCTCGGGGAGCACGCCGACGCGCCGTTCTGCCGCGAGGTATGGGCGGTCACCGGCGGCAACCCGTACGAGACGGTCGAACTGCTCGCCAAGGTGCAGGACAGCGAGCTGGAGCCGGCCGAGGGCTCGGCCGCCGAACTGCGCGACCTGAACCGCTCGGCCCGCGGCCGCGGACTCGTCGCCCGCCGCGAAGGACTCGGCATCGACGCCACCCGGTTCGCCTGGGCGGCCGCGATCCTCGGCACCGGGATCTCCCTCGACCTCGCCGCCCAACTCGCCGGAATGCAGAGCGACGAGGCCCTGCGCTGCGCCGAACTGCTCGGCGCCGCCCGCATCCTGACCGGTGCCGAGCCGGCGAACGGTCAAGTGGCGGAGAGCGAGCTGGAGTTCGTGCACCCGCTCATCGCGACCGCGGTCTACCGCTCGATCCCGGACGCCCTGCGCACCGCGATGCACGGCCAGGCCGCCTGGGCGGTCACCGAGTCCGGGCGCGGCGCGGCCGCTGCGTCCCGCCACCTTCTCGAAGTCCACCCGGACGACGACCCCGAACTCGTCGAGCAGATGCGCGAGGCCGCCCGGGAACACCTCGCCGTCGGCGCGCCCGACGCGGCCAGGCGCTGCCTGGAGCGCGCCCTGGCCGAGCCCCCGCTTCCCGACGTCCACGCGCGCGTGCTCTACGAACTGGGCTGCGCCACGCTCCTGACCGCGCCCTCCACGACCATCGGCCATCTGCGCGCCGCGCTCGAAAGGCCCGGCCTCGAGGACGCCATGCGCGTGGACGCCGTCTTCCGGCTCTCCCAGGCGCTGCTCCACAACGACCAGCTGGACGAGGCCGTCCGCACGGTCGACGAGGAGGTCGCCCGGCTCGAACCGGGCCCCGCCCGGATGCGGCTGCAGGCCGTGCACTACATGTGGGAGGGCATCCACGCGGGCGAGGAGCGCGCCTCGGGACACTCCCTCGGTCTCGCCGAACTCGTCGGGACCTGCACCGGGCGGGACAACTCCGAGCGCGCGCTGCTCATACTGCGCGGCTTCGACGCGATGACGCGCGGGGAGAACGCCGAAGAGGTCGTGGAACTCTGCGACCGCGCCCTCGTCAACGGCCGCCTCGCCCCCGGACTCGGCTGGACCGACACCGAGTGGGGCGTCGAACTGCTCCTGATGCTCGGCAGCGCGTACGCCTACGCCGATCGGCTCGACCGGGCCGAGAGCCTGTTCAGTGAGGCCCTGCACGCCTATGTGAAGGCCGGCTGGAGCGGCGGCCACCTCTCCCTGGCCAACGCCTATCTCGGCCTCGCGCACCGCAGGCGGGGCCGCCTCGCCGACGCGGAGCACTACCAGCGCGAATCGCTCCGACTTGCCGAGCGGGTCGGCCGCGGGCTGCCCCTGTACTGGTCCGCGACCTGCGGACTCATCGACACACTGCTCGCCCGCGGCCATGTCCAGGAGGCCGCGGAGATCGCCGAACGCTACGGCTTCGCACCGCCGTACCCGTCCACCATCGTGCTCCCGGACACCCGCTCCGTGCGCGGCCGACTGCTGCTCGCCGCGGGCCGCACCAAGGACGGCATCAACGAACTGGAGGCAGCCGAGAAGGCCGCAGCCGCGCGAGGTCACCACAACACGGTGCTCGCCCCCTGGGCGGTCGACCTCGCCCGGGCCCTCGCCACGGAGGACCCGGCGCGCGCCGCCGCCCTGGCCTCCGACGCCCGCCGCCAGGCCGAGCGCTTCGGCACCGACACGGCCATCGGCGAGGCGCTTCGCTGCGCCGCGGCCCTCGAATCGGGCCAGCGCGCGGTACGCCTGGCCGGCCAGGCGGTCACCTTCCTGGAAGCCTCGCCCTGCCAGTACGAACACGCTGCGGCCCGCGTCGAGTACGGCATCGCCGCCCGCTCGGTGTCGGAGCTCAACAAGGGGCTGACGCTGGCGCGTTCGTGCGGGGCGGACGGGCTGGTGGCGAAGGCGGGGGAGGCGCTGGCGAGCCTTTGATCCGGCAGCCGGGCCTCGGTCCGGCAGCCGGATTTCAGTACGGCGGCCCGGGCCCTCAGGCGCCGAGCAGCTGATCCGTCACCGCTGCGAGGCGCTTCCACACGTCCCGGTCGTACGTCTCCACGTGCGCCCGGGACGGGCTCGTGCCGTCGAAGTACCCGCCGGTTCCCAACTCCCGTGTGGCCAGGGCGAGTACACCCGCCGCGCCGTCGGCGACGGTGGACCAGGGGACGACCCCGGCCTCGCGGACCATCGCCGTGTCCATGTACGTCGCGGGGTGCAGGACGTTCACCGCGACACCGCTTTCGGCCAACTCCTCGGCCAGCGCGAAGGTGTGCGCCGCGAGGGCGAACTTGCTGCGGCAGTACGCCGATACGCCGCTGTAGCCCCGGGTGAGTTCCGGGTCGTCGAAGTCCAGGGGTTCCTGGCCGACCGAGCCGACGTTGACGACGCGGGAGGGGGCGCTCGCGCGGAGCGTTGGCAGGAGCGCGCGAGTGAGGGCGACCGGCGCGAGATAGTTCACCGCGAGCCGCAGCTCGTGACCGTCGGAGCTCACCTCACGGCCGGTGCCGCGCGGGCCGGCGCCGACCCCCGCGTTGTTGATCAGCACGTCGAGACGGGGGTGTGCGGCGGCGACCTCCTCGACCAGCCGCCGCACCTGCGCGAGCGAGGCCAGATCGGCGACGTACCCGTAGGCCTCGCCGCCCTCGGCCCGCAGCTCCGCGACGAGCGCCTCGGTCCGCTCGCGGTCGCGCCCGTGCGCGAGGACGACGGATCCGGAGCGGACCAGCTCGAAGGCGACGTACCGGCCGAGTCCGGAGGTGGCACCGGTGATCAGAACAGTGGACATGCCTCCACCCTAGGCATGGTGTGGAGGCATGCACGAGGTGCCGTTGAAGCTACGACCAGCAGGGTCACCCACCGCTCTTGTCTTCCTCCGCCAGTACCCGTTGCGCCACCGCGAACGCGGAGTTCGCCGCCGGAACACCGCAGTACACGGCCGTCTGCAGCAGCACCGCGCCGATCTCCTCGGGCGTGAGGCCGTTGCGCCGGGCCGCGCGGACGTGCATGGCCAGCTCGTCGTAGTGGCCCTGCGCCACCAGCGCGGTCAGCGTGATCATGCTGCGCTCACGGCGCGCCAGCGTGGGATCCGTCCAGATCTCGCCCCACGCATAGCGCGAGATGAAGTCCTGGAAACGGGCGGTGAAGGGCGTCTGCCGTGCCTGCGCGCGGTCCACGTGCTCGTCGCCGAGGACCTGACGGCGCACCTCCATGCCTCGCTGCGCGTACCCGTCGAAGTGTCCGCGCAGCGCGGCGAGCACAGCCTCCGGGCGCTCCGCGGGCGCCAGATGCGAGGCGCCCGCGATCTCGGTGAGCGAGGCGCCCGGCACCGCGTCCGCGATCTCCCGCAGATGCGCGGGCGGCGTCGCCGGATCCTCGCGGCCCGCGATGAGCAGGGTCGGCACGGTGATCGACGACAGCCGCTCCCGGATGTCGAAGGCGGCGAGCGCGTCACAGCAGGCGGCGTACGCTTCCGGCTCCGCGGTGCGATGGTCCTCCACCAGCTCGGGCACGGTGAAGCCGGGCGTGAACCAGCGGGCGTTCGCGGTTGCCGCGAGCGCGGCGAGGCCCTCGCGGCGCACGGTCTCCGCCCGCTCCTCCCACGGCTTGGAGCCGTTGAAGTGCGCGGACGAGCAGATGACGGCGAGGCTTTCCAGACGCTCCGGGTGGTGCGCGGCCAGATGCAGACCGACCGCGCCACCGAGCGAGACACCCGCGTACGCGAACCGGTCGATGCCGAGCGAGTCGGCGAGGGCGAGCACCAGCCCCGCGAGGTCGGCGACGCTCGCGCCGGGCCCGATCAGGTCCGCGGCCGAACCACCGTGACCCGGCAGATCCCAGCGGACCACCCGGTGGGTGACGGACAGCTCGGGCGCGACCTTGTCCCACAGGGCGTACGACGTGCCGAGCGAGGGCCCGAGGAGCAGCGGGGGAGCGGTGGTGGGACCCTCGGCGCGGTGGTTGAGCAGTCTGTCGGTCAACGTCGCTCCAGAGCACGGTCGGTGAGGGCTCCGGCGGAGCCCGTGTAGCGGGTGGGGTCGGTGAGGTCCGCGAGGTCGAGCTCCTTGAGCTCCGGCTCCTCGCCGAGCACGTCCACGAGGGGCCGGTTCTCGGCGACGGCGCGCTGCGCGGCCCGCGTCAGCAGCTCCTTGGCGCGGGCCCGCCCGAGCACGGGAGCGAGCTCGACGGCCAGCCGCTCGGAGACGATCAACCCGTGGGTCAGATCGAGGTGTTCACGCATGGTGTCCGCGTTCACCCGGAGCCCCTCCGCCAGTTCGGCGGCATCGCGCGAGGCCCCGCCGACCAGCCGGAGCAGATCCCGCAGGGGCTCCCACTCGGCGTGCCAGGCCCCTGCCGGGCGCTCGTCCTCGGCCGGCATCGCCCCGTAGAGCGTCGCCGCGAGCTGTGGCGCCCGGCGGGCCGCGGCGGCGACGAGGGTGGCCCGGACAGGGTTGGTCTTGTGCGGCATCGCGGACGATCCGCCGCCGGAGCCCTCGGCGACCTCGGCGATCTCGGTGCGGGCGAGGGTGAGCACGTCGACGGCGATCTTGCCCAGGGCTCCGGCGGTGAACGCCAGTGCTCCGGCCAGATCGGCGATCGGCGTACGGAGGGTGTGCCAGGGCAGCACGGGTTCGGCGAGGCCGAGTTCCTGGGCGTACGCCGCAACGAGGGCCCGAGTGTCCTCGGCACCGAACGCGGTGAAGGCGGCCAACGTCCCGGCGGCACCGCCCAGTTGGGCGGGAAGCCGGACGCCCGCGAGGCGGTCCCGGGCGTCCAGCACCAGCGATCGCCACCCCGCGGCCTTCAGCCCGAAGGTGGTCGGCACGGCGTGCTGGGTCAGGGTCCGGCCGGACATCGCCGTGTCGCGGTGGTCCGCGGCGAGCCGGGCCAGCGCCTGCTCCGTGCGGCCGAGGTCGTCCAGGACGAGGTCCAGCGTGCGTGCGGCGACCAGCATGGTCGCCGAGTCCATGATGTCCTGGCTCGTCGCGCCGCGGTGGACGTAGGGGCCGTACTCCTTGCCGACGGCGGCCGTCAGGTCCGCGACCAGCGGGATCACGGGATTGCCGCCGCTTCGCGCGCGCAGCGCGATCGCCGCGACGTCGAAGCCGGGGGCGTCGGCCGCCGAGGACACCGCCGATGCCGCCTCCGACGGGGCCAGCCCGAGTGATGCCTGGGCGCGGGTCAGCGCGGCCTCCGCGTCGAGCAGCGCCCGCAGATACGCGGTGCCGCTCGTCGCGGACGCGGCCGGGGAGCCCGCCCACCCGGGGGAGAGCAGGGCGTCGGAATCGGCAGGGCCGACAGCTGTCACTGGAACTCCAGGAAGACCGTTTCGCCTTCGCCCTGAAGGCGGATGTCGAAACGGTACGTGCGGTTCGTCCCCTCGGCCGCGATCAGCGTGGCGCGCCGGTCGGCCGGGAGCGAGTCGAGCAGCGGGTCGGCGCCGTCGGCGAGGTAGGCGCGGGTGAAGAGGTGGTGCACCAGACCGCGCGCGAACACGCACACGCTGATGTACGGCAGCCCGGCGTTTCCCGGCGGCAGCGTGCGCAGCGCGTAGTGCCCGTCGGCGTCCGTGGCGACCCGACCGAAGCCCGTGAAGTCGACGCCGTTGCGGCCCAGGAAGCCGCCCGTCGACGGGTCGCGGCGCATCGAGCCGGGAGCGCCCTTCAGGGAGCCGTCGGGCGCCGCCTGCCAGAAGTCCAGCAGGGCGTCGGGGATCGGTGTGCCCGCGCCGTCGAACACGTACCCGTGCAGGGTGATGGTCTCGGGGTGGCCCGGGGGCGCGACGTCCGCGCCCCCGGGGAAGGGGAGCGCGTGGCCGTAGAAGGGGCCGATGGTGTGGGACGGGGTGGGGAGCAACTGCTCGGTCATGTTCAGCGGCCTTCTTCGATCCAGGTGGCGGAGGGACCGTCGAGGACGATGTCCCACTCGTAGCCCATCGAGAACTCGGGCTGGGAGAGGTCGTGGTTGTAGGCGGCGACAAGCCGGTTGCGGGCCGCCTCGTCCGTCACGGACTGCAGGATCGGGTCGTACCGGAACAGCGGGTCGCTGGGGAAGTACATCTGCGTCACGAGCCGCTGGGTGAACGCGGTGCCGAAGACCGAGAAGTGGATGTGCGCGGGCCGCCACGCGTTGGTGTGGTTGCCCCACGGGTACGGGCCCGGCTTGATGGTGGTGAACGTGTACCGGCCCTGATCGTCCGTCAGGGTGCGTCCCACACCGGTGAAGTTGGGGTCGAGCGGCGCCGGGTGCTGCTCGCGCAGATGGGCGTAGCGGCCGGCGGCGTTGGCCTGCCAGATCTCGACGAGCTGGCCGCGTACGGGACGGCCGGCGCGGTCGAGCAGCCGGCCCGAGACGGTCATGCGCTCGCCGATCGGTTCGCCCCGGTGCCGGCGGGTCAGGTCGTTGTCGATCTCGGTGATGTCGGTGACGCCGAAGACCGGACCCGACAGCTCGACCGTCTCCGGGTCGCCGCCGTTCACGGCGACCAGTGGCTGCTTGGGGTGGCGCAGGATGGAGCTGCGGTACGGGGGGTAGTCGCGCGAGGGGTGGTGCTGGACCGGGGCGCCGCCGGCGACCGCCTTGTCGTACGCGTCCTGGAGATCCTTGATCTCGACGTCGATGTCCGACTGAGTGAGAGCCATGGTCGACTTCCTATCGTTCGAGGACGAGGGCGAGGCCCTGGCCCACACCGATGCAGAGGGTGGCGACACCAACTCCTGAGCCCTGACGGGCGAGTTGGTGGGCGACGGTTCCGGCGAGCCGGGCGCCGGACGCGCCGAGGGGGTGACCGAGGGCGATGGCGCCGCCCTGCGGGTTGAGGATCTGCGGGTCGAACTCGGGCCATTCGGCGAGGCAGCCGAGGACCTGCGCGGCGAAGGCCTCGTTCAGTTCCAGCGTCGACAGATCGTCAAATCGCTTGCCCGACTTGGCGAGTGCGCGGTTCACGGCCTCGACGGGGGCGAGTCCGAAGTACTGCGGGTCGATCGCGGAGACGCCGGTCGCGCTGATACGGGCGAGGGGCTCCCGGCCGGTGGCCTTCAGTCCCTCCTCGTCGACGAGGAGCAGGGCGGCCGCACCGTCGTTCAGGGGCGAGGCGTTGCCCGCCGTCACCGTGCCGTTCTCGGTGCGGAAGGACGGCTTCAGTCTGGCCATGGCCTCCAGGGATGCCTCGGCGCGTACGCACTCGTCGGCGCCGAAGACGACCGGGTCGCCCTTGCGCTGCGGCAGGGAGACGGGGGCGATCTCGCCGTCGAACAGGCCGTCCGCCTGTGCCTGGGCCGCCTTGCGGTGGCTGGCGAGGGCGAATTCGTCCTGCTGCTCACGCGTGATCTTGTGCTTCTCGGCGATGAGTTCGGCCGACTCGCCCAATGGGATGGTCCACTGTGGGTCCATCTTCGGGTTGACCATGCGCCAGCCGAGCGTGGTGGAGTACAGCTCGGCGTGTCCGGCCGGGAAGGGCCGGTCGCTCTTCGGCAGCACGTAGGGGGCGCGGGTCATCGACTCGACGCCGCCGGCCAGGGCGATGGAGGCGTCGCCGAGCGCGATGGCCCGCGCGGCCTGGATGACGGCTTCGAGCCCGGAGGCGCACAGCCGGTTGACGGTCACGCCCGGGACCGAGGTGGGCAGTCCGGCGAGCAGGGCGGCCATGCGGCCGACGTTGCGGTTCTCCTCGCCGGCGCCGTTGGCGTTGCCGAAGTACACGTCCTCGATCCGGGACGGGTCCAGGTCCGGGGTACGGGCGAGGAGTTCACGGATGGCATGGGCGGCGAGGTCGTCCGGGCGGACGGCGGCCAGCGACCCGTTGTACTTGCCGATGGGGGTGCGGACCGCATCGACGATGTAGACGTCCTTCATGAGGTCTCCTCGGGAACGCGGATCTTCGCGGCCGTCTTCGCCACGATCTCCTCGACGGTGACGCCCGGCGCGGTCTCGACGAGCACCAGCCCCTCGGCGGTGACGTCGAGGACGCCGAGATCGGTGATGATCCGGTTCACACACGCCTTGCCCGTGAGCGGCAGCGCGCACTCCTCGAGGATCTTCGCCGAGCCGTCCTTGGCCGTGTGCGTCATCACGACGATGACCGTGCGGGCGCCGTGGACCAGGTCCATCGCTCCGCCGATCCCGGTGATCATCTTGCCGGGGATCGCCCAGTTGGCGAGGTCGCCACCCGCGGACACCTGCATCGCGCCGAGCACGGCCACGTCGATGTGCCCGCCGCGGA harbors:
- a CDS encoding anhydro-N-acetylmuramic acid kinase — its product is MRVIGLMSGTSYDAIDAAAAELTLDGDSLVLRPLGLVSEAYDDGLRDALAAALPPAPTSLAEVCRLDTLIGRAFAAAAVRGDRELCDGGGELVASHGQTVYHWAADGQVHGTLQLGQPAWIAEATGLPVVADFRPRDIAAGGQGAPLVSLVDLLWLRGRPGTPVALNLGGIANLTARDGTAFDTGPACALVDAAARGLSGGRLDYDVDGALAARGTVHEPLLRRLLAEPYYALPAPKTTGKELFHLGYLRDALAGFGTLTAEDVIATLTRLTARTVADAVRAVRATEVIASGGGTRNPVLMAMLGEELPGVALRTSDELGLPSAAKEAYAFAVLGFLTLHGLAGTDPTSTGARHPSVLGSITPGRDGLRLPPRANRAPVRMVLK
- a CDS encoding MFS transporter → MSAPAHDSDLRAARSEHSRRALFAGSVGNFIEWYEFGVYGYFATIIAARFFTPEGGSEVEALVKTYASFALAFFFRPVGAALFGRLGDRIGRRPVLILVIALMTAATTLIGVLPTYATVGALAPWLLTFLRVLQGLSAGGEFGGAVSVMTEFAPPGRRGLYGSWQSFTVALGLLAGAGVAALLATVLSAGELEGWGWRLPFLLTLPLGLGALWLRLRLDETPSFERERQRRLERPPGPDVARAIALGAGRIMGWAAAGYTFLVVLPSYLQSSLNATFQQALLATVLANLGFAATIVPAGWLSDRIGRRPVMLTGAVLVTLLAIPLLNLLQNTGTSNAVKGVAVFVAGAVVGLMAGPGPAMLSEMFPTSVRYTGLGLAYALSNAVFSGCAGLIITETIKRTGSVDIPAYYAAATCAVSVLALATLRTEKGS
- a CDS encoding AAA family ATPase, whose translation is MTEARPGVVASASLWERDEEVATLEEAIAALRADSASSGSLLVFSGEAGLGKTALLAEARRIAESSGCAVWSARGGETVTSVPFNVVRQLLQPALVSLMPEEAREYLGDWYDIAGPALGITEPGERQPDPQGVCDGLVAAVRRLAKREWPLVLLIDDAHWADQETLRWLAAFAERLDDLSVLVVVARRPGGVSGESARLLDVVAAAARPVATLSALTPAAAEGLTRATLGEHADAPFCREVWAVTGGNPYETVELLAKVQDSELEPAEGSAAELRDLNRSARGRGLVARREGLGIDATRFAWAAAILGTGISLDLAAQLAGMQSDEALRCAELLGAARILTGAEPANGQVAESELEFVHPLIATAVYRSIPDALRTAMHGQAAWAVTESGRGAAAASRHLLEVHPDDDPELVEQMREAAREHLAVGAPDAARRCLERALAEPPLPDVHARVLYELGCATLLTAPSTTIGHLRAALERPGLEDAMRVDAVFRLSQALLHNDQLDEAVRTVDEEVARLEPGPARMRLQAVHYMWEGIHAGEERASGHSLGLAELVGTCTGRDNSERALLILRGFDAMTRGENAEEVVELCDRALVNGRLAPGLGWTDTEWGVELLLMLGSAYAYADRLDRAESLFSEALHAYVKAGWSGGHLSLANAYLGLAHRRRGRLADAEHYQRESLRLAERVGRGLPLYWSATCGLIDTLLARGHVQEAAEIAERYGFAPPYPSTIVLPDTRSVRGRLLLAAGRTKDGINELEAAEKAAAARGHHNTVLAPWAVDLARALATEDPARAAALASDARRQAERFGTDTAIGEALRCAAALESGQRAVRLAGQAVTFLEASPCQYEHAAARVEYGIAARSVSELNKGLTLARSCGADGLVAKAGEALASL
- a CDS encoding SDR family NAD(P)-dependent oxidoreductase — its product is MSTVLITGATSGLGRYVAFELVRSGSVVLAHGRDRERTEALVAELRAEGGEAYGYVADLASLAQVRRLVEEVAAAHPRLDVLINNAGVGAGPRGTGREVSSDGHELRLAVNYLAPVALTRALLPTLRASAPSRVVNVGSVGQEPLDFDDPELTRGYSGVSAYCRSKFALAAHTFALAEELAESGVAVNVLHPATYMDTAMVREAGVVPWSTVADGAAGVLALATRELGTGGYFDGTSPSRAHVETYDRDVWKRLAAVTDQLLGA
- the pcaD gene encoding 3-oxoadipate enol-lactonase yields the protein MTDRLLNHRAEGPTTAPPLLLGPSLGTSYALWDKVAPELSVTHRVVRWDLPGHGGSAADLIGPGASVADLAGLVLALADSLGIDRFAYAGVSLGGAVGLHLAAHHPERLESLAVICSSAHFNGSKPWEERAETVRREGLAALAATANARWFTPGFTVPELVEDHRTAEPEAYAACCDALAAFDIRERLSSITVPTLLIAGREDPATPPAHLREIADAVPGASLTEIAGASHLAPAERPEAVLAALRGHFDGYAQRGMEVRRQVLGDEHVDRAQARQTPFTARFQDFISRYAWGEIWTDPTLARRERSMITLTALVAQGHYDELAMHVRAARRNGLTPEEIGAVLLQTAVYCGVPAANSAFAVAQRVLAEEDKSGG
- the pcaB gene encoding 3-carboxy-cis,cis-muconate cycloisomerase — its product is MTAVGPADSDALLSPGWAGSPAASATSGTAYLRALLDAEAALTRAQASLGLAPSEAASAVSSAADAPGFDVAAIALRARSGGNPVIPLVADLTAAVGKEYGPYVHRGATSQDIMDSATMLVAARTLDLVLDDLGRTEQALARLAADHRDTAMSGRTLTQHAVPTTFGLKAAGWRSLVLDARDRLAGVRLPAQLGGAAGTLAAFTAFGAEDTRALVAAYAQELGLAEPVLPWHTLRTPIADLAGALAFTAGALGKIAVDVLTLARTEIAEVAEGSGGGSSAMPHKTNPVRATLVAAAARRAPQLAATLYGAMPAEDERPAGAWHAEWEPLRDLLRLVGGASRDAAELAEGLRVNADTMREHLDLTHGLIVSERLAVELAPVLGRARAKELLTRAAQRAVAENRPLVDVLGEEPELKELDLADLTDPTRYTGSAGALTDRALERR
- the pcaG gene encoding protocatechuate 3,4-dioxygenase subunit alpha, giving the protein MTEQLLPTPSHTIGPFYGHALPFPGGADVAPPGHPETITLHGYVFDGAGTPIPDALLDFWQAAPDGSLKGAPGSMRRDPSTGGFLGRNGVDFTGFGRVATDADGHYALRTLPPGNAGLPYISVCVFARGLVHHLFTRAYLADGADPLLDSLPADRRATLIAAEGTNRTYRFDIRLQGEGETVFLEFQ
- the pcaH gene encoding protocatechuate 3,4-dioxygenase subunit beta gives rise to the protein MALTQSDIDVEIKDLQDAYDKAVAGGAPVQHHPSRDYPPYRSSILRHPKQPLVAVNGGDPETVELSGPVFGVTDITEIDNDLTRRHRGEPIGERMTVSGRLLDRAGRPVRGQLVEIWQANAAGRYAHLREQHPAPLDPNFTGVGRTLTDDQGRYTFTTIKPGPYPWGNHTNAWRPAHIHFSVFGTAFTQRLVTQMYFPSDPLFRYDPILQSVTDEAARNRLVAAYNHDLSQPEFSMGYEWDIVLDGPSATWIEEGR
- a CDS encoding acetyl-CoA C-acyltransferase, which produces MKDVYIVDAVRTPIGKYNGSLAAVRPDDLAAHAIRELLARTPDLDPSRIEDVYFGNANGAGEENRNVGRMAALLAGLPTSVPGVTVNRLCASGLEAVIQAARAIALGDASIALAGGVESMTRAPYVLPKSDRPFPAGHAELYSTTLGWRMVNPKMDPQWTIPLGESAELIAEKHKITREQQDEFALASHRKAAQAQADGLFDGEIAPVSLPQRKGDPVVFGADECVRAEASLEAMARLKPSFRTENGTVTAGNASPLNDGAAALLLVDEEGLKATGREPLARISATGVSAIDPQYFGLAPVEAVNRALAKSGKRFDDLSTLELNEAFAAQVLGCLAEWPEFDPQILNPQGGAIALGHPLGASGARLAGTVAHQLARQGSGVGVATLCIGVGQGLALVLER